The proteins below come from a single Seriola aureovittata isolate HTS-2021-v1 ecotype China chromosome 23, ASM2101889v1, whole genome shotgun sequence genomic window:
- the LOC130164268 gene encoding nephronectin-like isoform X1, which produces MLTRVSLVLLSWFCIWSQGQLLDYESWADQAALSNGLCRYGNSVECCWGWRQMDRGRCRPHCQQGCKHGECVGPDRCKCHPGYTGKACNQDLNECGLKPRPCKHRCMNTPGSYKCYCLDGYTLQPDGSCRNARTCYHANCQYGCEVSKGAVQCTCPSPGLRLGPDRRTCVDIDECVSGGGVCPRHRKCVNTFGSFMCKCHLGFKLTYINGRYICIDKDTRPFCSLNPSSPKCRCKDGSCKAVPKVTLEPQKPRTTTPITTTATTPPPLTTMTTTPPVITTTIAAAAPASSTAATKTETTTPTPTTTTTTTTTTSAATTTTATTITTASAATTTAATTTTASTTTAAATTITTITAATTTSATTTTAATAATITTAAATTTSATAATTTAAATTTSATAATTTAAATTTSAATTTAAATTTSATTTTAATTATTTTAAATTTTSAATTAVSTIASTTVPSTTLPAATTTTTPLTSTTIPSTMTPVTTTQPPPLPTTELETTTPTNPATSTTIITATTTVAPTTPMQPTTIAMVSTTLNNRITKDVTHKQRGDVHIPRHPDHNNHVWEFDIELGNTAEDARDDPEAGVLHCTFDQGVCDWLSDRDGDLHWETSLNPAGGRYLSVPQLKVGQRSIRGARLAVQIVPPWSLGDLCFSFSHWLTGHHVGVLQLFTRKKGRDQRYSPALWSRTGGHGWRHTQVTLTTHSLDRVVLKAERRQGRRGQIAVDDVTLRQGACR; this is translated from the exons ATGTTGACCCGGGTCAGCCTGGTTCTGCTGTCCTGGTTCTGTATATGGAGCCAGGGTCAGCTGTTGGATTATGAGAG TTGGGCGGACCAGGCGGCATTGTCTAACGGTCTCTGTCGCTATGGCAACAGTGTGGAGTGTTGCTGGGGCTGGAGACAGATGGATCGAGGGCGCTGTCGGC ctcacTGTCAGCAGGGCTGTAAACATGGAGAGTGTGTCGGACCAGACAGATGCAAATGTCACCCGGGATACACCGGCAAGGCCTGTAACCAAG atcTAAATGAGTGTGGTCTGAAGCCTCGGCCCTGTAAGCATCGCTGCATGAACACACCGGGCAGCTACAAGTGTTACTGTCTGGACGGATACACACTGCAGCCAGACGGCAGCTGCAGGa ACGCTCGAACCTGTTACCATGCCAACTGTCAGTATGGCTGTGAGGTATCCAAGGGGGCGGTCCAGTGCACCTGCCCATCACCTGGGTTACGGCTGGGACCCGATAGACGCACCTGTgtcg ACATTGATGAGTGTGTGTCGGGCGGCGGTGTGTGTCCTCGTCACAGGAAGTGTGTGAACACGTTTGGGAGCTTCATGTGTAAATGTCACCTCGGCTTCAAACTCACGTACATCAATGGACGGTACATATGCATTG ATAAAGACACGAGGCCGTTCTGCTCTCTGAACCCGTCCTCTCCAAAGTGCAGGTGTAAAGACGGCAGCTGTAAAG ctgttccCAAAGTCACTCTGGAGCCACAGAAACCAAGAACTACAACTCCCATCACCACCACTGCtactactcctcctcctcttactaCTATGACTACAACTCCGCCTGTTATCACGACAACCATCGCAGCAGCTGCCCCAGCTTCTTCTACAGCTGCTACTAAGACTGAAACAACCACTCCAAcacctactactactactactactactactactacttctgctgctactactactactgctactactattactactgcttctgctgctactactactgctgctactactactactgcctctactactactgctgctgctactactattactactattactgctgctactactacttctgctactactactactgctgctactgctgctactattactactgctgctgctactactacttctgctactgctgctactactactgctgctgctactactacttctgctactgctgctactactactgctgctgctactactacttctgctgctactactactgctgctgctactactacttctgctactactactactgctgctactactgctactactactactgctgctgctactactactacttctgcTGCTACTACAGCTGTTAGTACTATTGCTTCTACTACAGTTCCAAGTACAACACTTCCTGCTGCTACTACCACAACAACACCCCTTACTTCAACTACTATTCCAAGTACAATGACACCTGTTACTACGACGCAACCTCCCCCTCTGCCTACAACTGAGCTGGAGACTACAACTCCAACAAATCCTGCCACTAGTACAACTATTATTACTGCCACTACAACGGTTGCCCCGACAACCCCGATGCAGCCCACAACCATCGCCATGGTATCGACCACACTGAACAACAGGATCACCAAGgatgtgacacacaaacagagaggagacgTGCACA tccCTCGACATCCCGATCACAACAACCACGTGTGGGAGTTTGACATCGAGCTGGGAAACACCGCCGAAGATGCCAGAGACGATCCAG agGCTGGCGTGCTTCACTGTACCTTCGATCAGGGAGTGTGTGATTGGCTGTCAGACAGAGACGGAGATCTTCACTGGGAAACTTCTCTCAACCCGGCAG GTGGGCGGTACCTGTCTGTCCCACAGCTGAAGGTTGGACAAAGGAGCATCCGTGGCGCCCGATTGGCTGTCCAAATTGTCCCACCCTGGAGCCTCGGTGACCTGTGTTTCTCCTTCTCCCATTGGCTGACGGGGCATCATGTGGGCGTGCTGCAGCTGTTCACCAGGAAGAAGGGGCGGGACCAAAG GTATAGCCCCGCCCTCTGGAGCAGGACAGGTGGGCATGGCTGGAGACACACGCAGGTTACCTTGACGACGCACTCTCTGGACAGG GTGGTGTTAAAGGCAGAGCGGAGGCAGGGACGGCGTGGACAGATCGctgttgatgatgtcacactgagACAGGGGGCGTGTAGATGA
- the LOC130164268 gene encoding nephronectin-like isoform X2, with the protein MRAHCQQGCKHGECVGPDRCKCHPGYTGKACNQDLNECGLKPRPCKHRCMNTPGSYKCYCLDGYTLQPDGSCRNARTCYHANCQYGCEVSKGAVQCTCPSPGLRLGPDRRTCVDIDECVSGGGVCPRHRKCVNTFGSFMCKCHLGFKLTYINGRYICIDKDTRPFCSLNPSSPKCRCKDGSCKAVPKVTLEPQKPRTTTPITTTATTPPPLTTMTTTPPVITTTIAAAAPASSTAATKTETTTPTPTTTTTTTTTTSAATTTTATTITTASAATTTAATTTTASTTTAAATTITTITAATTTSATTTTAATAATITTAAATTTSATAATTTAAATTTSATAATTTAAATTTSAATTTAAATTTSATTTTAATTATTTTAAATTTTSAATTAVSTIASTTVPSTTLPAATTTTTPLTSTTIPSTMTPVTTTQPPPLPTTELETTTPTNPATSTTIITATTTVAPTTPMQPTTIAMVSTTLNNRITKDVTHKQRGDVHIPRHPDHNNHVWEFDIELGNTAEDARDDPEAGVLHCTFDQGVCDWLSDRDGDLHWETSLNPAGGRYLSVPQLKVGQRSIRGARLAVQIVPPWSLGDLCFSFSHWLTGHHVGVLQLFTRKKGRDQRYSPALWSRTGGHGWRHTQVTLTTHSLDRVVLKAERRQGRRGQIAVDDVTLRQGACR; encoded by the exons ATGAGAG ctcacTGTCAGCAGGGCTGTAAACATGGAGAGTGTGTCGGACCAGACAGATGCAAATGTCACCCGGGATACACCGGCAAGGCCTGTAACCAAG atcTAAATGAGTGTGGTCTGAAGCCTCGGCCCTGTAAGCATCGCTGCATGAACACACCGGGCAGCTACAAGTGTTACTGTCTGGACGGATACACACTGCAGCCAGACGGCAGCTGCAGGa ACGCTCGAACCTGTTACCATGCCAACTGTCAGTATGGCTGTGAGGTATCCAAGGGGGCGGTCCAGTGCACCTGCCCATCACCTGGGTTACGGCTGGGACCCGATAGACGCACCTGTgtcg ACATTGATGAGTGTGTGTCGGGCGGCGGTGTGTGTCCTCGTCACAGGAAGTGTGTGAACACGTTTGGGAGCTTCATGTGTAAATGTCACCTCGGCTTCAAACTCACGTACATCAATGGACGGTACATATGCATTG ATAAAGACACGAGGCCGTTCTGCTCTCTGAACCCGTCCTCTCCAAAGTGCAGGTGTAAAGACGGCAGCTGTAAAG ctgttccCAAAGTCACTCTGGAGCCACAGAAACCAAGAACTACAACTCCCATCACCACCACTGCtactactcctcctcctcttactaCTATGACTACAACTCCGCCTGTTATCACGACAACCATCGCAGCAGCTGCCCCAGCTTCTTCTACAGCTGCTACTAAGACTGAAACAACCACTCCAAcacctactactactactactactactactactacttctgctgctactactactactgctactactattactactgcttctgctgctactactactgctgctactactactactgcctctactactactgctgctgctactactattactactattactgctgctactactacttctgctactactactactgctgctactgctgctactattactactgctgctgctactactacttctgctactgctgctactactactgctgctgctactactacttctgctactgctgctactactactgctgctgctactactacttctgctgctactactactgctgctgctactactacttctgctactactactactgctgctactactgctactactactactgctgctgctactactactacttctgcTGCTACTACAGCTGTTAGTACTATTGCTTCTACTACAGTTCCAAGTACAACACTTCCTGCTGCTACTACCACAACAACACCCCTTACTTCAACTACTATTCCAAGTACAATGACACCTGTTACTACGACGCAACCTCCCCCTCTGCCTACAACTGAGCTGGAGACTACAACTCCAACAAATCCTGCCACTAGTACAACTATTATTACTGCCACTACAACGGTTGCCCCGACAACCCCGATGCAGCCCACAACCATCGCCATGGTATCGACCACACTGAACAACAGGATCACCAAGgatgtgacacacaaacagagaggagacgTGCACA tccCTCGACATCCCGATCACAACAACCACGTGTGGGAGTTTGACATCGAGCTGGGAAACACCGCCGAAGATGCCAGAGACGATCCAG agGCTGGCGTGCTTCACTGTACCTTCGATCAGGGAGTGTGTGATTGGCTGTCAGACAGAGACGGAGATCTTCACTGGGAAACTTCTCTCAACCCGGCAG GTGGGCGGTACCTGTCTGTCCCACAGCTGAAGGTTGGACAAAGGAGCATCCGTGGCGCCCGATTGGCTGTCCAAATTGTCCCACCCTGGAGCCTCGGTGACCTGTGTTTCTCCTTCTCCCATTGGCTGACGGGGCATCATGTGGGCGTGCTGCAGCTGTTCACCAGGAAGAAGGGGCGGGACCAAAG GTATAGCCCCGCCCTCTGGAGCAGGACAGGTGGGCATGGCTGGAGACACACGCAGGTTACCTTGACGACGCACTCTCTGGACAGG GTGGTGTTAAAGGCAGAGCGGAGGCAGGGACGGCGTGGACAGATCGctgttgatgatgtcacactgagACAGGGGGCGTGTAGATGA
- the LOC130164262 gene encoding atrial natriuretic peptide receptor 1-like, translating to MKKQKRLWFLLWVCVCCIGPTCCWHDLDNREYDCWPLDGPNDSNMIECGGLEMAWVVRPPEAVKSGEVFSVTYSVTAQDFFYRWAVENHIFTHSSIVNAEAARRFCEHHDCPSNWKDADGENCCIHHANIHSCPLGYMTSESICGPWIPDDGKIFTHTISTSGKMTQTNWTAKVVLLHAGLTSLIAHIRVGRMQVALEAKSTVLPAVVCGDGVCEEAELCSTCPADCGECPMTPATKLAIGLPLSLLCLCFILTAVWLRYQKQKLLWDESWIIDFSTIKQDQEARMTMGSIMSVPVGNSDSNTSCITALSSCTGQPGNRKILFTCTGIYDGRTVAIKRIHTKTFSLSKTIRQEVKQVRELDHPNLCKFIGGCVEAPNVAIVTEYCPKGSLNDVLLNDEIPLNWGFRFSFATDIARGMSYLHQHRICHGRLKSLNCVLDDRWVCKITDYGLWMYRRDDGAEPLSTYQQRLLEVYMPPEFHNSNMEPTLAGDVFSYSIILLEIATRSDPVPAEESNLECAWCPPLPELISSKADNTCPCPADYVELIRRCRSHNPAHRPTFEQIRKFVHRINPVKVSPVDMMMNLMEKYSKHLEVLVAERTQDLMHEKQKTDRLLYSMLPKQVADDLRQGKPLQAQSYVSATVFFSDIVGFTQLSSTSTPYQVVDFLNKLYTTFDDIIDNYDVYKVETIGDAYMVVSGVPQENGILHASEIASMALDLVGVCRTFRIPHKPNMQLQIRGGIHSGPVVAGVVGTKMPRYCLFGDTVNTASRMESTSLALKIQCSSSAFYLLEEIGGYVLECRGMLQVKGKGDMVTYWLAGKKVSLVARDVSPDTKTTKHVTMEMEKEMEKERELYSSMPGFLNDDLLLDPA from the exons atgaagaaacaaaagagaCTTTGGTTTCTGCTCTGG gtgtgtgtttgctgtattGGTCCGACATGTTGTTGGCACGACTTGGACAACAGAGAGTACGACTGCTGGCCTCTCGACGGACCCAACGATAGCAACATGATCGAATGTGGAG GTCTGGAGATGGCCTGGGTGGTCCGTCCTCCTGAGGCCGTGAAGAGCGGCGAGGTGTTCAGCGTCACGTACTCGGTAACGGCCCAGGATTTTTTCTACCGGTGGGCCGTCGAAAACCACATCTTCACACACAG CTCCATAGTAAACGCTGAAGCAGCTCGGAGGTTCTGCGAACATCACGACTGTCCGTCCAACTGGAAAGATGCAGACGGAGAAAACTGCTGCATTCATCATGCTAACATCCACTCCTGTCCACTGGGATACATG ACATCGGAGAGCATCTGCGGCCCCTGGATTCCTGACGATGGAAAAATcttcacacacaccatctctACGTCCGGAAAGATGACCCAGACCAACTGGACTGCCAAG GTGGTTTTGCTCCATGCTGGTTTAACCTCGCTCATCGCTCACATACGAGTTGGTCGCATGCAGGTTGCTCTGGAGGCCAAGAGCACCGTGCTGCCCGCTGTAG TTTGTGGTGATGGTGTCTGTGAGGAGGCGGAGCTTTGTTCCACCTGTCCAGCCGACTGTGGTGAATGCCCTATGACCCCGGCCACCAAGCTGGCCATCGGCCTGCCGCTCAGCCTGCTCTGCCTCTGCTTCATACTGACTGCTGTC TGGCTGCGGTACCAGAAACAGAAGCTGTTGTGGGACGAGAGTTGGATCATCGACTTCTCTACAATAAAACAAG ATCAGGAAGCTCGGATGACCATGGGCAGTATAATGAGTGTGCCAGTGggaaacagtgacagtaacacCAGCTGTATAACTGCTCTCAGCTCATGTACGGGACAACCGGGAAACCGAAAAATACTGTTCACCTGCACCGGGATATA TGACGGCAGGACGGTGGCAATCAAGAGGATTCATACAAagactttctctctgtccaaaaccatcagacaggaagtcaaacaaGTCAG GGAACTCGATCACCCCAACCTCTGTAAGTTTATAGGTGGGTGTGTTGAGGCTCCAAACGTTGCCATAGTGACAGAGTACTGCCCAAAAGGAAGCCTGAACGACGTTCTTCTCAATGACGAGATCCCTCTCAACTGGGGCTTCAG GTTTTCCTTCGCCACAGACATCGCCAGAGGAATGTCGTACCTCCACCAACACAGGATCTGTCACGGTCGACTCAAGTCTCTGAACTGTGTCTTAGATGACCGCTGGGTTTGTAAAATAACAG ATTACGGTCTGTGGATGTATCGCAGGGATGACGGGGCGGAGCCTCTTTCCACCTATCAGCAGAGACTCTTGGAGGTGTACATGCCGCCAGAGTTTCATAACTCCAACATGGAGCCGACGCTGGCTGGAGACGTGTTTAG TTATTCCATCATTCTGCTGGAGATAGCCACTCGCAGCGACCCCGTCCCC GCAGAGGAGTCTAATCTGGAGTGTGCCTGGTGTCCTCCTCTACCTGAACTGATCTCCAGTAAAGCTGACAACACCTGCCCATGTCCTGCTGACTACGTAGAG CTGATTCGAAGATGCCGCTCTCATAACCCCGCCCACCGACCCACCTTTGAACAAATCAGGAAGTTTGTTCACCGAATCAACCCCGTCAAAGTCAGTCCGGTGGACATGATGATGAACCTG ATGGAGAAGTACAGTAAACATCTGGAGGTGTTGGTGGCCGAGCGGACTCAAGACCTGATGcatgagaaacagaaaactgacaGGCTGCTGTACA gtaTGCTTCCTAAGCAGGTAGCTGATGACCTGCGCCAGGGGAAACCGTTGCAGGCTCAGAGTTACGTCAGTGCCACCGTCTTCTTCAG TGATATCGTGGGCTTTACCCAGCTGTCCAGCACCAGCACTCCCTACCAGGTTGTGGATTTCCTTAACAAACTCTACACAACATTTGACGACATCATCGACAACTACGACGTCTACAAGGTGGAAACCATCGGAGATGCCT ACATGGTGGTGTCCGGCGTTCCCCAGGAAAATGGGATCCTCCACGCCTCAGAGATCGCCAGCATGGCTCTGGACCTGGTGGGCGTCTGTCGCACCTTCAGGATCCCTCACAAACCCAACATGCAGCTGCAGATACGAGGCGGGATACACTCCG GTCCGGTGGTTGCAGGTGTTGTAGGGACGAAGATGCCTCGTTACTGTTTGTTCGGAGACACCGTTAACACAGCGTCTAGGATGGAGTCCACCAGCCTGG CCCTGAAGATCCAGTGCAGCTCCAGTGCATTTTACCTGCTGGAGGAGATCGGCGGATACGTGCTGGAGTGCAGAGGAATGCTGCAGGTCAAA GGGAAAGGCGACATGGTGACTTACTGGTTGGCGGGGAAGAAGGTGTCTCTGGTCGCCAGGGACGTCAGCCCGGACACCAAGACGACCAAGCACGTCACcatggagatggagaaagagatggagaaagagcgGGAGCTGTATTCGTCCATGCCGGGGTTTCTGAACGACGATCTGCTCCTGGATCCGGCCTGA